GACGGGTCGTCTGAACGCACTCAGCCCTTACGGATACCACACCTTGAGTGTTAAAATGCAGCTTGAGTATCTGCTGACTGAATATCTCGAATTTTGGCAAAACAAATAATCAGATAAGGTAAAACAAAATGGTAAACAACAATAAAGACATTCCGGCGAAAATGATGGCGTTGCAGCTTAAAGACCCGACCCTGCTCTACAACTGCTATATGCCGTTCCTCGAACACGGCGGACTTTTTGTTCCGACCGAAGACGTATTTTCATTGGGCGAAGACATCCTGCTCGCCGTTGAAATCGCCGATTACCCCAAACGCTTCCTGCCTACCAAAGTCGTCTGGATCAATCCCGCCCGTACTTCGGCACACCGTCCCAAAGGCGTCGGGCTGGCATTTTCCGAACACGAAAGCTGCCTTCAGGCGAAAACCCTGATTGAAGGCGAGCTGGGACCGAAACTGCGCAGCGACCGCGTTACCTTCACGCTTTAAAATCATGCATTTAATCGATTCGCACTGCCACCTCAATTTCGAAGGCTTAAGCAATCGCCTGCCTGAAGTGTTCGCCAACATGGAAGAACAAAGCGTCAAGCAGGCGCTTGCCATCAGCGTGAGCAAACAGAGTTTCGCCGAAGTCTTCGACATTGCCCA
The DNA window shown above is from Neisseria sicca and carries:
- a CDS encoding PilZ domain-containing protein, with the translated sequence MVNNNKDIPAKMMALQLKDPTLLYNCYMPFLEHGGLFVPTEDVFSLGEDILLAVEIADYPKRFLPTKVVWINPARTSAHRPKGVGLAFSEHESCLQAKTLIEGELGPKLRSDRVTFTL